One part of the Eucalyptus grandis isolate ANBG69807.140 chromosome 10, ASM1654582v1, whole genome shotgun sequence genome encodes these proteins:
- the LOC104421290 gene encoding uncharacterized protein LOC104421290, whose amino-acid sequence GNNNNNNNNNNNNNGNTSSGSTPPTTTPPSSGSTPPNAPPTNVPPPSSSSTPPNAPPTTTPPPPPSSEATGVKRVRCKDRNYPQCYGLEQSCPNACASTCQVDCVTCKPVCSCDYPGAVCQDPRFIGGDGITFYFHGKKNRDFCLVSDSNLHINAHFIGRRNVNMGRDFTWVQSLGILFGSHNLFVGALKTSAWDDAVDRLSLYLDGAPITLPQHEGALWHSKTTPRISFTRYRDTNAIEIEVEKNFKIKAMVVPITRKDSLIHNYGITDEDCFAHLDLSFKFYALSGDVSGVLGQTYARNYVSRAKMGVAMPVLGGEREFASSGLFTTDCAASRFISYLVPRNSTEGFEYTNLECAGGVEGRGVVCKR is encoded by the exons ggtaacaacaacaacaacaacaacaacaacaataacaacaatgGTAACACTAGTAGTGGCTCCACCCCGCCGACCACCACACCCCCAAGCAGTGGATCCACGCCACCAAATGCCCCACCAACCAACGTGCCTCCTCCGAGCAGTAGTTCCACCCCACCTAATGCCCCTCCAACCACCACACCTCCTCCGCCACCATCAAGCGAAGCAACGGGAGTGAAGAGAGTGAGGTGCAAAGATAGGAATTACCCTCAATGCTATGGATTGGAGCAAAGCTGCCCCAACGCTTGTGCATCTACCTGTCAAGTTGATTGTGTGACTTGCAAGCCAGTTTGCA GCTGTGACTATCCCGGCGCAGTGTGCCAAGACCCACGCTTCATCGGCGGTGATGGCATCACCTTCTATTTCCATGGCAAGAAGAACCGTGACTTCTGCCTTGTCTCCGATTCCAACCTCCATATCAACGCGCACTTCATCGGCCGCCGCAATGTCAACATGGGGCGCGACTTCACCTGGGTCCAGTCCCTTGGTATCCTCTTTGGTTCCCACAACCTCTTCGTCGGTGCCCTCAAGACCTCAGCTTGGGATGACGCCGTCGACCGCCTCTCCCTCTACCTTGATGGCGCCCCCATCACCCTCCCTCAACACGAGGGTGCCTTGTGGCACTCCAAGACCACCCCACGCATCTCATTCACAAGGTACCGTGACACGAATGCTATCGAAATTGAAGTGGAGAAGAACTTCAAGATCAAGGCCATGGTTGTCCCGATCACCCGGAAGGACTCATTGATCCACAACTACGGAATAACTGACGAAGATTGCTTCGCTCACTTGGACTTGAGTTTCAAGTTCTACGCGTTGAGCGGCGATGTGAGCGGCGTCTTGGGGCAGACCTACGCGAGAAACTACGTGAGCAGAGCCAAGATGGGCGTGGCGATGCCGGTGCTGGGAGGCGAGAGGGAGTTCGCATCGTCAGGCCTTTTCACCACTGACTGCGCCGCATCACGGTTTATCAGCTATCTGGTGCCGAGGAACTCGACCGAGGGTTTTGAGTACACCAATCTCGAGTGCGCTGGCGGAGTAGAGGGCCGTGGAGTTGTCTGCAAGAGATGA